A single genomic interval of Helianthus annuus cultivar XRQ/B chromosome 6, HanXRQr2.0-SUNRISE, whole genome shotgun sequence harbors:
- the LOC110865878 gene encoding uncharacterized protein LOC110865878 — protein sequence MGCFVSTPEDSGGKRRRPGNIGEVSVFVPGLRIPKPVDFSESLGDHLCKSLVERLSALRTRIVVMAGQEAPSITRTRRRNATQHGGSTLGDLLQALEDYLPVLLGLVKDGSPLQHKVQYTWINQEDESEEVGMYSAWYEVLSVLHLMAALSLSQANLLLLPRTSTDGYLPKVSEESRRSAIDVLLKAAGYLDCAVKHILPQLSPEHRRDLPVDLAEGVLRALCLQALGQGVDIQLGLAIDSTKATLAVKRRLACEMVKYWQQAQDNITNLPLANGWGEKHRFYVKWKYIEAKAAAYYYHGLILDEGNTEKSHGMAVSALQAADEYLKESKRACEAFNTAVPISRTPPLWGTMKYLSEKIPKDTSSKVRINRDLYTYEKIMETAPTLPDFALALKPDEYQLPDVDPSWNDENVNKGQNGNNKD from the exons ATGGGATGCTTTGTATCGACCCCAGAGGATTCAGGTGGGAAAAGAAGGCGGCCGGGTAACATCGGTGAAGTGTCGGTTTTTGTTCCGGGTTTAAGGATTCCGAAACCTGTGGATTTTTCTGAGTCACTCGGTGACCATTTATGTAAAAGTTTAGTTGAACGGCTTTCTGCTCTTAGGACACGTATAGTTGTAATGGCGGGACAAGAAGCACCGTCTATCACAAGAACACGGAGAAGAAACGCTACCCAACATG GAGGCTCAACTTTAGGTGATCTTCTGCAAGCCCTTGAAGATTATTTACCGGTCCTTCTGGGACTGGTTAAAGATG GAAGCCCGTTACAACATAAAGTGCAATATACATGGATAAACCAGGAGGATGAATCAGAG GAAGTCGGGATGTATAGTGCTTGGTATGAGGTATTATCTGTTTTGCACTTGATGGCAGCGTTATCACTATCACAAGCAAACTTGTTGCTTCTCCCGAGAACGTCCACCGATGGTTATTTGCCTAAAGTATCTGAAG AAAGCAGGAGATCTGCAATCGATGTTTTGTTAAAGGCAGCAGGATACCTCGATTGTGCAGTAAAGCACATTCTTCCACAGTTGTCTCCTGAACACAG GAGAGACTTGCCAGTGGACCTTGCAGAAGGAGTTTTGAGAGCGCTATGCCTTCAAGCACTAGGACAG GGTGTGGACATACAACTCGGGCTTGCAATAGACAGTACCAAAGCCACTCTTGCTGTCAAGCGAAGGCTTGCTTGTGAGATGGTCAAGTATTGGCAGCAG GCCCAAGATAATATTACAAACCTTCCACTAGCAAATGGTTGGGGTGAGAAACACCGGTTTTATGTCAAGTGGAAATATATTGAAGCCAAG GCAGCAGCGTATTACTATCATGGATTGATTCTCGATGAAGGTAACACTGAAAAATCACATGGAATGGCTGTATCCGCTTTACAAGCAGCCGATGAGTATCTGAAAGAGAGCAAAAGGGCATGTGAAGCTTTTAATACAGCTGTTCCTATCTCAAG AACTCCACCTCTTTGGGGAACTATGAAGTATCTCTCTGAAAAAATTCCGAAAGACACTTCTAGCAAGGTTCGCATCAACCGGGATTTATATACTTACGAAAA AATCATGGAAACGGCACCGACTTTACCTGATTTTGCTTTGGCCCTGAAGCCTGATGAATATCAACTCCCTGACGTTGACCCGTCATGGAACGATGAAAATGTCAACAAGGGGCAGAATGGAAACAACAAAGATTAA